The proteins below come from a single Streptococcus porcinus genomic window:
- a CDS encoding helix-turn-helix domain-containing protein — translation MENKVLQKYISKRIRLLRLNKGLTQEQLEEKADLGTNYVYKLENQSTNVKVKTLEKVMRALEVDFEEFFDISLVEKNEDLSELLVQIKELSSGQQDRVIKALSTLVGEIKGEK, via the coding sequence ATGGAAAATAAAGTTTTGCAGAAGTATATCTCAAAGAGAATACGACTGCTACGATTGAATAAAGGTTTAACTCAGGAGCAACTGGAAGAAAAAGCTGATCTTGGGACCAATTATGTTTATAAATTGGAAAACCAATCCACTAACGTAAAAGTAAAAACTTTAGAAAAGGTAATGAGGGCACTAGAAGTCGATTTTGAAGAATTTTTTGATATTAGTTTAGTGGAAAAAAATGAAGATTTATCTGAGTTACTAGTGCAAATCAAAGAACTTTCCTCTGGTCAACAAGATAGAGTTATCAAAGCTCTATCTACTTTAGTTGGAGAGATAAAAGGCGAGAAATAG
- a CDS encoding HAMP domain-containing sensor histidine kinase: MAKAKQLQWSLRSYFVVLFIGILFVTCLSGLLVVYALRTGLQLEGHLLFWITIYTGVILILGSFIMWQGSIHLTRPIQDLNQAVKAVAQGNFDYQIVRKTYPKDTAPYHNEIDQLSQNVNQMAQDLKNLAQLRQDFISNVSHELKTPVASLVGLSDLLADSDLSREDQAELLALMQSETLRLSRLCDDILNLSRLDRQDQLRIEKVRVDEQIRHSLILLKEKWKDKEIQIDFQPLSIMWGTDPDLSMQIWLNLLDNAIKYSGRQVNLTIIMKEEQNGLSLAFRDKGIGIASDKLRYIFDQFYQADQSHSQEGSGLGLAIVKRIVTLLKGQLEVFSQEGEGTQVMLFLPKLVD; encoded by the coding sequence ATGGCAAAAGCTAAACAATTACAGTGGTCTTTGCGGTCTTATTTCGTTGTTTTATTTATTGGGATTCTCTTTGTAACTTGTCTGTCGGGTCTTCTTGTTGTCTATGCTCTAAGAACTGGTTTACAACTTGAAGGGCACTTGCTTTTTTGGATTACGATTTATACCGGTGTTATTCTCATACTTGGTAGTTTTATTATGTGGCAGGGGTCGATTCATCTAACACGTCCTATCCAAGATTTGAATCAGGCTGTTAAAGCAGTAGCTCAAGGGAATTTCGATTATCAGATCGTCCGTAAAACCTATCCTAAGGATACCGCTCCCTATCATAACGAAATTGATCAGCTGTCTCAAAATGTTAATCAGATGGCTCAAGACTTGAAGAATTTGGCGCAACTGCGTCAAGATTTTATTTCGAACGTTTCCCATGAGTTGAAAACGCCAGTGGCTTCTTTGGTGGGGTTGAGTGATTTGCTTGCTGACTCTGATTTGAGTAGGGAAGATCAGGCGGAGCTATTAGCATTGATGCAGTCTGAAACATTGAGACTTAGTCGGCTTTGTGATGATATTTTGAATTTATCACGCTTAGACCGTCAAGACCAGCTTCGCATTGAAAAGGTAAGAGTAGATGAACAAATTAGGCACAGTCTTATTCTCCTAAAAGAAAAGTGGAAAGACAAAGAGATTCAAATTGATTTTCAGCCTCTTTCTATAATGTGGGGAACAGACCCTGATTTAAGTATGCAAATTTGGCTTAACTTACTTGATAATGCTATTAAATACTCTGGAAGGCAAGTTAATCTGACAATTATCATGAAAGAAGAACAAAATGGCCTCTCTCTTGCTTTCCGAGATAAGGGGATAGGTATTGCTTCTGATAAATTACGGTATATCTTTGATCAGTTTTATCAAGCCGACCAATCTCATAGCCAAGAAGGAAGTGGACTTGGCTTAGCTATTGTTAAACGTATTGTGACCTTACTTAAGGGTCAATTGGAAGTATTCAGTCAAGAAGGTGAAGGAACACAAGTCATGCTTTTTTTGCCAAAGCTAGTTGACTAA
- a CDS encoding ABC transporter ATP-binding protein, with the protein MALLELEHITKSFQDGDGRRTILNDLSLSIQQNEFVAILGPSGSGKSTLLSIAGLLLSADSGTITIAGQDLSHLKQQQWTKKRQELLGFIFQDHQLLPFMSIKDQLLMVAKMKGARDKKEMTAEVTRLLEELDIHNCQDKYPSHMSGGQKQRAAIARAFIGNPKLILADEPTASLDPQRGQDIARLIQEEVKSKQKAALMVTHDHAILDLVDKVYELKNGQLVQA; encoded by the coding sequence ATGGCATTATTAGAATTAGAACACATCACTAAAAGTTTTCAAGATGGGGATGGTCGTCGCACCATTCTAAATGACCTTAGTCTAAGTATTCAACAGAATGAATTTGTGGCTATTTTAGGGCCTTCAGGTTCTGGGAAATCAACCCTTTTATCAATCGCAGGGCTTCTATTATCAGCTGATTCTGGCACTATTACGATTGCTGGTCAAGATTTATCTCATTTGAAGCAACAGCAATGGACTAAAAAGCGTCAAGAATTACTAGGTTTTATTTTTCAGGATCATCAGCTTTTGCCCTTTATGTCAATTAAAGACCAACTGTTAATGGTAGCTAAAATGAAAGGCGCTCGGGATAAGAAAGAGATGACAGCAGAAGTCACTCGTCTTCTAGAGGAGTTAGATATTCATAACTGTCAAGATAAATACCCTAGCCATATGTCGGGAGGGCAAAAGCAGAGGGCTGCTATTGCGCGAGCTTTTATTGGGAATCCTAAACTCATCTTAGCTGACGAACCAACAGCCAGTTTAGATCCCCAAAGGGGACAAGATATTGCTAGACTTATCCAAGAGGAAGTAAAAAGCAAGCAAAAAGCTGCGCTGATGGTAACCCATGACCACGCTATTTTAGATTTAGTTGACAAGGTATATGAGCTCAAAAATGGCCAGTTGGTCCAAGCTTAA
- a CDS encoding response regulator transcription factor, producing the protein MFTILVAEDDRSLNKIITTKLKQNHFTVYPVFNGQEALDVMEEHKVDLVITDIMMPVLDGYGLLKLLRETGNKTPVLMITAKSQFESLEEAFRLEVDDYLVKPIRLPELLLRVQALLRRAGLEAEQKLVFAHTQLDYAQLTMTDLVTQTSIQLPPKEFYLLYKLLSRPEKVFTRLDLLDDIWGMEDDKDERLVDACVKRLRQKCKGNPDFDILAVRGLGYKGRLINGKS; encoded by the coding sequence ATGTTTACCATTTTAGTTGCTGAGGACGATCGCTCACTCAATAAAATTATCACGACTAAGCTTAAGCAGAACCATTTCACAGTTTATCCTGTTTTTAATGGTCAGGAAGCTTTAGATGTCATGGAAGAACATAAGGTCGATTTGGTCATTACGGATATTATGATGCCTGTTTTGGATGGTTATGGCTTATTAAAACTATTAAGGGAAACTGGTAACAAGACACCGGTCTTAATGATTACAGCCAAGTCACAATTTGAGTCTCTAGAAGAAGCTTTTCGCCTAGAAGTCGATGACTATTTGGTCAAGCCGATTCGATTGCCAGAGTTACTCTTACGTGTTCAAGCCTTGCTTCGACGAGCGGGTTTAGAAGCAGAACAAAAATTGGTCTTTGCCCATACACAATTGGACTATGCTCAGTTAACCATGACTGATTTAGTCACACAAACGTCTATCCAATTACCTCCCAAGGAGTTTTATTTGCTCTATAAACTGTTGAGTCGGCCAGAGAAAGTGTTTACGCGGCTTGATTTATTAGATGATATTTGGGGAATGGAAGATGACAAAGATGAACGACTGGTAGATGCCTGTGTGAAAAGGCTTCGGCAGAAATGCAAGGGAAATCCTGATTTTGATATTCTAGCAGTTCGTGGACTTGGTTATAAAGGGAGACTTATAAATGGCAAAAGCTAA
- a CDS encoding methyltransferase domain-containing protein → MLAFSQTVDLFICPICHNDFQLAGRSLICPKRHTFDLAKQGYANLLLNVKKDTHYNKESFIRRSHILEAGYYRHLLEAINNYLQLDEGGTILDVACGEGYYARALAQTPNRQILAFDLSKESILLAAKKDFQSRVIWFVGDLAKLPLADQSVDIILDIFSPAHYQEFQRVLKPTGKIIKVVTASDHLKELRQLAASQISSKDYSNQSVIAHFAQAFPHYAISHHSHTYPINQKDLSDFTQMTPLFFNVDTKQLKMESIREITIAADILIAGKL, encoded by the coding sequence ATGCTTGCTTTTTCACAGACCGTAGACCTCTTTATTTGCCCAATCTGTCATAACGACTTTCAACTAGCTGGTCGCAGTCTCATCTGTCCCAAAAGGCACACCTTTGATTTGGCTAAACAAGGCTATGCCAATCTTCTACTCAATGTCAAAAAAGATACTCACTACAACAAAGAATCTTTTATCAGGCGTAGCCATATTTTAGAAGCTGGCTATTATCGTCATCTTTTAGAAGCCATAAATAACTATTTACAGCTAGACGAAGGTGGTACCATTTTAGACGTTGCCTGTGGTGAGGGCTATTACGCACGAGCACTTGCACAGACACCTAATCGTCAAATCTTAGCTTTCGATCTTTCTAAAGAGTCTATCCTATTGGCAGCCAAAAAGGATTTCCAAAGTCGCGTGATTTGGTTTGTCGGTGACTTAGCCAAATTGCCTTTGGCAGACCAAAGCGTAGACATTATACTAGATATTTTTTCTCCTGCCCATTACCAAGAATTTCAAAGGGTCTTAAAACCCACAGGGAAAATTATCAAAGTCGTGACAGCTAGTGACCACCTTAAAGAGCTACGTCAGCTTGCTGCTAGTCAAATCTCTTCTAAAGACTATTCTAACCAAAGTGTCATCGCACATTTCGCCCAGGCTTTTCCTCATTATGCAATCAGTCATCATAGCCATACCTACCCTATTAACCAAAAAGATTTAAGTGACTTTACTCAAATGACCCCACTCTTTTTTAATGTTGATACCAAGCAGCTTAAAATGGAATCTATAAGAGAAATTACTATAGCAGCTGATATTTTAATAGCAGGAAAACTCTAA
- a CDS encoding glycerol dehydrogenase → MKIFASPSRYIQGKNALFENHKVILKLGTKPILLCDDTVYQIIGKDFEDYLHRQGILADRVHFNGEASDNEIKRVVAIAEEQNNDLIIGLGGGKTIDSAKAISDELGVPVVIAPTVASTDAPTSALSVIYTDEGAFEKYIFYAKNPDLVIVDTQVICQAPKRLLASGIADGLATWVEARAVLQKNGETMAGGHQSLAGIAIAKACEETLFADGLQAMASCEQKIVTKALDNVVEANTLLSGLGFESAGLAAAHAIHNGFTALEGDIHHLTHGEKVAYGTLTQLFLENRPKEEINKYIYFYQAIGMPTSLKELHLDNASYEDLLKVGQQATIAGETIHQMPFDITAEDVAAALLAVDAYVKNLTR, encoded by the coding sequence ATGAAAATTTTTGCAAGCCCATCACGTTATATCCAAGGAAAAAATGCTCTCTTTGAAAATCATAAGGTTATTCTAAAACTTGGAACTAAGCCAATCTTACTTTGCGACGATACTGTTTATCAGATTATTGGTAAGGATTTTGAAGATTATCTCCATAGACAAGGTATACTAGCTGACCGTGTCCATTTTAATGGTGAAGCATCTGACAATGAGATTAAACGCGTTGTTGCAATCGCTGAGGAACAAAATAATGATCTAATCATTGGATTGGGTGGAGGTAAAACTATTGATAGTGCCAAAGCTATTTCAGATGAATTAGGTGTTCCTGTTGTTATTGCACCAACTGTAGCCTCTACAGATGCTCCGACGTCCGCTTTATCAGTTATCTATACGGATGAGGGGGCTTTTGAAAAATACATTTTTTATGCTAAGAATCCTGACTTAGTCATTGTTGATACACAAGTTATCTGCCAAGCTCCAAAAAGACTATTGGCTTCTGGTATTGCAGATGGTCTGGCAACCTGGGTCGAAGCGAGAGCGGTTTTGCAAAAAAATGGTGAGACAATGGCTGGAGGCCATCAGTCCTTAGCAGGGATTGCGATTGCCAAAGCTTGTGAAGAAACCCTCTTTGCCGATGGCTTGCAAGCGATGGCTAGTTGTGAGCAAAAAATAGTGACCAAAGCCTTGGACAATGTTGTAGAAGCAAATACTTTGCTCAGTGGCTTAGGATTTGAAAGTGCAGGTCTAGCTGCTGCTCACGCTATTCATAATGGCTTTACAGCATTAGAAGGAGATATTCATCATCTGACTCACGGTGAAAAAGTTGCTTACGGCACTTTGACTCAGCTCTTCTTAGAAAATCGCCCTAAAGAAGAAATTAATAAGTACATTTATTTCTATCAAGCGATTGGTATGCCGACAAGTCTAAAAGAGTTGCATTTAGACAATGCTAGCTATGAGGATCTCTTGAAAGTTGGTCAACAAGCAACGATAGCTGGTGAAACAATCCATCAAATGCCATTTGATATTACGGCAGAAGATGTTGCTGCCGCCCTACTTGCAGTTGATGCTTATGTCAAAAACCTTACTCGCTAG
- a CDS encoding zinc ribbon domain-containing protein: MEKFCQSCAMPLMPQNRDLRGHNADATKSDEYCYLCYLNGQFTEPNITFEQMVAKGKAGIQSSPGNRLVKWLVMTTYPIMLKKTKRWRR; encoded by the coding sequence ATGGAAAAATTTTGTCAGTCCTGTGCCATGCCTTTGATGCCCCAAAATAGAGATCTCCGTGGCCATAATGCTGATGCAACAAAGTCAGATGAGTACTGTTATCTTTGCTACCTGAATGGGCAATTTACGGAACCTAATATCACCTTCGAGCAAATGGTTGCTAAAGGTAAAGCAGGGATTCAATCAAGCCCAGGAAATCGCTTGGTTAAGTGGTTAGTAATGACAACCTATCCTATTATGCTGAAAAAAACGAAAAGATGGCGTCGATAA
- a CDS encoding ABC transporter permease — translation MKVAWKELTYQPKKYLLIEFLIVIMIFMVVFLTGLTNGLGRAVSAQIENYGKVNYLLSEDSEDIISFSHFSDQTLKEIKDQNKQKVAGLAIQRASLKKSLNSDTIDVTYFVVEDGSLVNPEVISGHKLSASKNQVILDQSFKSHDIKLGDKLLDSSSKHSLEVVGFAKDAMYGHSAVAFMRPQTFASLKKESMPGYKWQPQAFISQETFKTKDLPKQVTQLGQKALIEKIPGYQAEHLTLTMITWVLLVASSAILGVFFYILTLQKLKQFGVLKAIGMSMSQISLIQMGQITMLSLLGVGIGIGLATCLAQVLPASMPFYLKWDHVLLVAISFILISMICGALSLLKVRKVDPLEVIGGNGE, via the coding sequence ATGAAAGTAGCATGGAAAGAACTGACTTATCAGCCTAAGAAATATCTTTTAATTGAATTTTTAATTGTGATTATGATTTTTATGGTAGTCTTTTTGACGGGTTTGACAAATGGTTTGGGTCGCGCTGTTAGTGCCCAGATTGAAAACTATGGCAAGGTTAATTATTTACTATCAGAGGACTCTGAAGATATTATCAGCTTCTCACATTTTTCTGACCAGACTTTAAAAGAGATAAAGGACCAAAACAAGCAAAAAGTAGCCGGTCTAGCTATCCAAAGAGCGAGTCTCAAAAAGAGTCTAAATTCAGATACGATTGATGTTACTTATTTTGTTGTCGAGGATGGTTCTTTGGTTAATCCTGAGGTTATATCAGGACATAAGCTATCAGCAAGCAAAAATCAGGTTATCCTAGATCAGTCCTTTAAATCTCACGACATTAAGCTGGGTGATAAGCTTCTTGATAGTAGCAGTAAGCATTCACTTGAGGTGGTTGGCTTTGCTAAAGACGCCATGTACGGCCACAGTGCAGTTGCCTTTATGAGACCTCAAACGTTTGCAAGTCTTAAAAAAGAAAGTATGCCTGGTTACAAATGGCAACCGCAAGCCTTTATCTCTCAAGAGACATTTAAAACAAAAGATCTTCCTAAACAAGTGACTCAATTAGGGCAAAAGGCACTTATCGAGAAAATTCCTGGTTATCAGGCAGAGCATTTGACTTTAACCATGATTACCTGGGTTTTACTAGTAGCTTCTTCAGCAATCCTTGGTGTTTTCTTTTATATTTTAACTTTACAAAAATTAAAACAGTTTGGAGTTCTCAAAGCGATTGGTATGTCTATGAGTCAAATTTCTTTGATTCAGATGGGACAAATCACCATGCTTTCCCTCTTAGGTGTCGGTATTGGCATTGGCCTAGCAACTTGTCTAGCGCAAGTCTTACCAGCTAGTATGCCTTTTTATCTAAAGTGGGATCATGTCTTACTTGTAGCGATAAGCTTTATCCTTATCTCAATGATTTGTGGTGCTCTGTCCTTGTTGAAAGTTAGAAAAGTCGATCCTTTAGAAGTTATAGGTGGAAATGGAGAGTAA
- a CDS encoding fructose-6-phosphate aldolase, with the protein MEYMLDTLNLDEIKKWSRILPLAGVTSNPTIAKKEGAIDFFERIREVRAIVGDEASIHVQVVAQDYDGILKDAEEIRKQCGESIYVKVPVTKEGLAAIKTLKAEGYHITATAIYTTFQGLLAIAAGADYLAPYYNRMENLNIDPAVVIGQLAEAIDRDFSESKILAASFKNVSQINQAFAQGAQAITAGPDVFEAGFAMPSIQKAVDDFGKDWSDNYGKDMI; encoded by the coding sequence ATGGAATATATGTTAGACACTTTAAATTTAGATGAGATAAAAAAGTGGAGTCGGATTTTACCACTAGCTGGCGTCACATCAAACCCAACAATTGCTAAAAAAGAAGGGGCTATTGATTTCTTTGAACGTATCCGAGAGGTGAGAGCAATTGTTGGCGACGAGGCCTCTATTCATGTTCAGGTTGTGGCTCAAGATTATGATGGTATTTTGAAGGATGCTGAGGAAATCCGAAAACAGTGTGGTGAGTCAATATATGTTAAGGTTCCAGTAACTAAAGAAGGCTTAGCGGCTATTAAAACTTTGAAAGCAGAAGGTTACCATATTACAGCAACGGCTATTTATACGACTTTTCAAGGTCTTTTGGCGATAGCGGCTGGTGCTGACTACCTAGCTCCTTACTATAATCGTATGGAAAATCTTAATATTGACCCTGCTGTTGTGATTGGTCAGCTTGCTGAAGCTATTGACCGTGACTTCTCAGAGAGCAAAATTTTAGCGGCTAGTTTTAAAAATGTAAGTCAGATTAATCAAGCTTTTGCTCAGGGAGCTCAAGCTATCACAGCTGGCCCAGATGTCTTTGAAGCTGGCTTTGCGATGCCATCAATTCAAAAAGCAGTTGATGATTTCGGCAAAGATTGGTCTGATAACTACGGTAAGGATATGATTTAG
- a CDS encoding glycyl radical protein has protein sequence MTDLKQSYFGTLTDRMNNYREAVLTKKPYIDAERAILVTESYQKHMDKPANLKRAYMLQNILENMSIYIEDDSLIAGNQASSNKDAPIFPEYTLDFVIKELDLFEKRDGDVFYITEETKEQLRAIAPFWENNNLRARAGVLLPKEVDVYMETGFFGMEGKMNSGDAHLAVNYQKLLEEGLIGFEKRARDAKATLDLTVPENIYKYHFYDSVFIVIDAVKTYAKRYADLARQLAQKADDVRKEELLEIARICDKVPYQPAETFAEAVQSVWFIQCILQIESNGHSLSYGRFDQYMYPYVKADLEAGRETEASIVERLTNLWIKTLTINKVRSQSHTFSSAGSPLYQNVTIGGQTRDKKDAVNPLSYMVLRSVAQTKLPQPNLTVRYHKGLDKSFMNDCIEVMKLGFGMPAFNNDEIIIPSFIKKGVLEDDAYDYSAIGCVETAVPGKWGYRCTGMSYINFPKILLITMNDGIDPSSGKRFAKGHGHFKEMTSYKELKEAFDETLREITRMSVIVENAIDLGLEAEVPDILCSALTDDCIGRGKTLKEGGAVYDFISGLQVGIANLSDSLAALKKLVFEENKLSTEELWHALETDFAGDRGEEIRQMLINDAPKYGNDDDYADQLVVEAYDTYIDEIAKYPNTRYNRGPIGGIRYSGTSSISANVGQGKGTLATPDGRHAGTPLAEGCSPEHSMDKKGPTSVLKSVSKLPTEEIVGGVLLNQKVNPQTLAKEEDKMKLEALLRTFFNRLHGYHIQYNVVSRETLIDAQKNPEKHRDLIVRVAGYSAFFNVLSKATQDDIIERTEHTL, from the coding sequence ATGACTGACTTAAAACAATCTTATTTTGGCACACTTACTGATAGGATGAATAACTATCGTGAAGCAGTTTTGACAAAAAAACCTTATATTGATGCGGAACGTGCTATTCTTGTAACAGAAAGCTATCAAAAGCACATGGACAAACCTGCAAATCTTAAACGAGCTTACATGTTACAAAATATCTTGGAAAATATGTCCATTTATATTGAAGATGACAGTTTAATTGCAGGGAACCAGGCTTCCTCTAATAAAGATGCTCCAATCTTCCCCGAATATACCTTAGATTTTGTGATTAAAGAATTAGATCTTTTTGAAAAACGAGACGGAGATGTCTTTTATATCACAGAAGAAACTAAGGAACAACTAAGAGCTATTGCTCCTTTCTGGGAAAATAATAATTTACGAGCACGAGCTGGTGTCCTCCTCCCCAAAGAAGTTGATGTTTATATGGAAACAGGCTTCTTTGGTATGGAAGGAAAGATGAATTCTGGAGATGCACACTTGGCAGTTAACTACCAAAAACTGCTTGAAGAAGGCTTAATAGGTTTTGAAAAACGGGCTCGTGATGCTAAAGCGACACTTGATTTGACTGTGCCAGAGAATATTTATAAGTATCATTTTTATGACTCCGTCTTTATCGTCATTGATGCTGTTAAAACTTATGCAAAACGGTATGCTGACTTAGCACGCCAGTTGGCCCAAAAAGCCGATGATGTCAGAAAAGAAGAACTTCTTGAAATCGCTAGGATTTGTGATAAGGTGCCCTATCAGCCAGCAGAGACGTTTGCTGAAGCGGTTCAATCTGTTTGGTTTATCCAATGTATCCTTCAAATTGAATCTAATGGCCACTCCCTATCTTATGGGCGCTTTGACCAGTATATGTATCCCTATGTTAAAGCGGACTTAGAAGCGGGGCGTGAGACAGAAGCTTCTATTGTAGAACGCTTAACTAATCTTTGGATTAAGACGTTAACGATTAACAAAGTTCGTAGTCAGTCTCATACCTTCTCATCTGCAGGTAGTCCTCTTTACCAAAATGTCACTATCGGCGGGCAAACGAGAGATAAGAAGGATGCTGTTAACCCACTTTCTTACATGGTATTACGCAGTGTTGCCCAGACAAAGCTTCCACAACCGAACTTAACCGTTCGTTATCATAAAGGGTTAGACAAAAGCTTTATGAACGACTGTATTGAGGTTATGAAGCTTGGGTTTGGAATGCCAGCCTTCAATAATGATGAAATTATCATTCCATCCTTCATCAAAAAAGGTGTCTTAGAAGATGATGCTTATGATTATTCAGCAATTGGCTGTGTTGAAACAGCAGTACCAGGGAAATGGGGTTACCGTTGTACAGGGATGAGCTATATTAATTTCCCTAAAATTCTGCTTATTACTATGAATGACGGCATTGATCCATCATCTGGTAAACGCTTTGCTAAGGGGCATGGACATTTTAAAGAGATGACTTCTTACAAAGAGTTGAAAGAAGCCTTTGATGAAACCTTAAGGGAAATCACTCGGATGAGTGTCATAGTTGAGAATGCTATCGATCTTGGATTGGAAGCAGAAGTGCCAGATATTCTCTGTTCAGCTCTAACAGATGATTGTATTGGCCGTGGTAAGACTCTAAAAGAAGGTGGGGCCGTTTATGATTTTATCTCAGGCTTACAAGTTGGCATCGCCAATCTGTCTGATTCCCTAGCGGCGCTGAAAAAATTAGTCTTTGAAGAAAACAAGTTAAGCACAGAAGAATTATGGCATGCTTTGGAAACCGACTTTGCTGGTGACCGAGGAGAAGAAATCCGACAAATGCTGATCAATGATGCACCAAAATATGGTAACGATGATGACTATGCTGATCAGCTTGTTGTGGAAGCCTATGATACTTACATTGATGAAATTGCTAAATACCCTAATACACGATATAATCGTGGTCCTATTGGAGGTATTCGTTATTCAGGCACTTCATCTATTTCTGCTAATGTTGGTCAAGGTAAAGGTACCCTTGCAACACCGGATGGTAGACATGCCGGTACACCTTTAGCAGAAGGATGCTCTCCAGAGCACAGCATGGACAAGAAAGGCCCTACCTCCGTACTTAAATCAGTTTCAAAATTACCGACAGAAGAAATTGTAGGCGGGGTTCTCTTAAACCAGAAAGTTAACCCTCAAACATTGGCCAAAGAAGAGGATAAAATGAAATTAGAGGCGCTCTTAAGAACATTCTTCAATCGTCTTCATGGCTACCACATTCAATACAATGTTGTCTCACGTGAGACCTTGATTGATGCTCAAAAAAATCCTGAAAAACACCGTGATTTGATTGTCCGTGTGGCAGGTTATTCAGCCTTCTTTAACGTTTTATCAAAAGCAACCCAAGATGACATTATAGAAAGAACAGAACACACACTATAG
- a CDS encoding phosphatidylglycerophosphatase A: MKSDTQLKEVASQLLTTRGVMLEDIAELVMSLQNKYIPNLTIDECLENVSAILKKREVQNAIITGVELDKLAEQRELSQPLLDILNTDEGLYGIDEILALSIVNLYGSIGFTNYGYLDKTKPGIIARLNVKDGKSCHTFLDDIVCAIAAAAASRIAHNDPDKSAIANQQ; the protein is encoded by the coding sequence ATGAAAAGTGATACACAATTAAAAGAAGTAGCTTCTCAACTCTTAACTACACGTGGGGTCATGCTTGAAGACATAGCAGAATTGGTTATGTCCCTGCAAAATAAATACATCCCAAATCTAACTATTGATGAATGTTTAGAAAATGTTTCAGCCATATTAAAGAAACGTGAGGTGCAAAATGCTATTATCACAGGCGTTGAACTGGATAAACTAGCTGAACAACGTGAGTTAAGCCAGCCTCTCCTTGACATTCTTAACACTGACGAAGGTCTCTATGGCATTGACGAAATTTTGGCCTTGTCTATTGTGAACCTTTATGGCTCAATCGGCTTCACAAACTATGGCTATTTAGACAAGACAAAACCAGGAATCATTGCTCGTTTAAATGTCAAAGATGGCAAATCTTGTCACACCTTCTTAGATGATATCGTATGTGCTATCGCCGCAGCAGCAGCTAGTCGTATCGCTCATAATGATCCCGACAAAAGTGCCATTGCTAACCAACAATAG